In a single window of the Deltaproteobacteria bacterium genome:
- a CDS encoding PilN domain-containing protein produces MVKINLLPVRAAAKRESLRAQAMIAVLMLIALFALIGFLHMSITGKIDGLNEDIKRTQAELTRLNKIKAKVDKFKANSKMLAKKLDVIKKLNYGRTDGVKLMDELSNVIPEGLWLESLKGGKKGLTLQGISLDHDAVAAFMTRMEKSDYFTNIKLKSTKKKVIAGENVHQFDLFVIYQPPVPEEKGK; encoded by the coding sequence ATGGTTAAAATTAATCTTCTTCCCGTCAGGGCGGCTGCCAAACGAGAGAGTTTAAGAGCCCAGGCAATGATTGCTGTTTTAATGCTTATCGCTTTGTTTGCCCTTATAGGTTTTCTTCATATGTCGATTACCGGGAAGATAGATGGTTTGAACGAAGATATAAAGCGAACGCAAGCTGAACTGACGAGACTTAATAAAATCAAGGCGAAAGTAGATAAATTCAAGGCTAACTCAAAAATGCTGGCGAAAAAGCTTGATGTTATTAAGAAGCTTAATTACGGGCGGACTGACGGCGTTAAATTGATGGATGAGTTGAGTAATGTCATTCCCGAAGGACTGTGGCTTGAGAGTCTGAAGGGAGGTAAAAAGGGATTGACTCTTCAAGGTATATCGCTGGACCATGATGCAGTAGCCGCCTTTATGACTAGGATGGAAAAGTCCGATTACTTCACTAATATCAAATTGAAGTCAACAAAAAAGAAAGTTATAGCAGGTGAGAATGTCCACCAATTTGATTTATTTGTTATTTATCAGCCGCCGGTACCGGAAGAAAAAGGGAAGTAA
- a CDS encoding pilus assembly protein PilM, whose protein sequence is MLFLKKKNLFALDVGSYSIKLVELKPLKKGYQLVNLAIAPLPPEAIVDGALMDPSAIAEAITTLVGSVKGKTTDVATSVAGHSVIIKKITLAAMTEDELADSIQWEAEQYVPFDIADVNLDFEILGPDPADESQMEVLLVAAKKEIIDDYTAVLAEAGLNPVVMDIDAFACQNMLEINYSLAEGEAVAVVNIGASLSNINIIKDGLSLFTRDVANGGGQFTEEIAKRFGLSYEDADAAKLGRKVEGADPDEVKAVIQESCDSFSAEIARTLDFFMATNPDDNVSKVYICGGGAKVRNLDKVMSDKLGMHVEVANPFNAISSGKAFDGQYLSDVGPSFGVAVGLAIRTEGD, encoded by the coding sequence ATGCTTTTTTTAAAGAAAAAAAATCTTTTTGCCCTGGATGTAGGGTCTTATTCAATTAAACTTGTTGAGCTCAAGCCTCTCAAGAAAGGCTATCAGCTTGTAAATCTGGCTATTGCCCCTTTGCCGCCTGAAGCAATTGTTGATGGCGCTTTGATGGATCCCAGCGCTATTGCTGAAGCAATAACAACGCTTGTGGGCAGCGTTAAAGGTAAAACTACCGATGTTGCTACCTCTGTTGCGGGCCACTCTGTAATTATCAAGAAGATAACTTTGGCCGCCATGACTGAAGATGAATTGGCTGATTCCATTCAATGGGAGGCTGAACAGTATGTTCCCTTTGATATTGCCGATGTAAACCTTGATTTTGAGATTCTTGGACCTGACCCGGCAGATGAGAGCCAAATGGAAGTGTTGCTCGTTGCTGCCAAGAAAGAAATTATTGATGACTATACGGCAGTTTTGGCGGAAGCGGGCCTGAACCCTGTTGTCATGGATATTGATGCCTTTGCCTGTCAGAACATGCTCGAAATAAATTATTCCCTTGCTGAGGGGGAGGCTGTAGCTGTAGTTAATATCGGTGCCAGCCTCTCTAATATCAATATCATTAAAGATGGTTTGTCACTTTTTACAAGAGATGTTGCCAATGGCGGTGGACAATTTACGGAGGAAATTGCAAAACGATTCGGATTAAGCTATGAAGATGCTGATGCGGCGAAGCTCGGCAGGAAGGTGGAGGGCGCTGACCCTGATGAGGTTAAGGCCGTTATCCAGGAATCTTGCGACTCTTTTTCTGCAGAGATCGCCAGAACACTTGATTTCTTTATGGCGACCAATCCTGATGATAATGTTTCCAAGGTTTATATCTGTGGTGGTGGCGCCAAAGTCCGAAATCTTGACAAGGTTATGTCTGATAAGCTGGGTATGCACGTTGAGGTGGCCAATCCTTTTAATGCCATTTCCAGTGGGAAAGCTTTTGATGGGCAATATCTTTCTGATGTCGGGCCGTCATTTGGTGTTGCTGTTGGTCTTGCCATAAGGACGGAGGGAGATTAA
- a CDS encoding helix-turn-helix domain-containing protein, translating into MKKNKLKEIRESLLVSKAELARNAGISPLTVDRVEKGMDCRMDTKRKIIKALGLKLSDASRVFGDD; encoded by the coding sequence TTGAAAAAAAATAAATTGAAAGAAATAAGAGAAAGTCTTCTTGTCAGTAAGGCAGAGCTTGCCAGAAATGCCGGTATTTCTCCGCTCACAGTGGATCGGGTGGAGAAAGGGATGGACTGCCGGATGGATACTAAAAGAAAGATTATAAAGGCTTTAGGATTGAAATTGTCCGATGCTTCCAGAGTTTTTGGGGACGATTAA